In Methylocystis echinoides, one genomic interval encodes:
- a CDS encoding Uma2 family endonuclease: MNRPSSQYEYMSLDDFEELLADKPADEKWELIGGRVVRMMVGARWEHNRICQNVATAMMTDFRRKGSNCRPFAETFWLKERLLDLACFPDVIVKCGPLPPDATSLDDPVVLVEVVSKGSAQRDRWEKWALYQRLPSLRHYVLIERDQLAVDVFDRVEGGFFERPRLERAEDLLRLPAIGFELSLAEIYRDVISA, from the coding sequence GTGAATCGCCCGTCCTCGCAATACGAGTATATGTCCCTCGACGATTTCGAGGAACTTCTCGCCGACAAGCCCGCCGACGAAAAGTGGGAGCTGATCGGCGGCCGCGTCGTGCGCATGATGGTCGGCGCGCGGTGGGAGCATAACCGGATCTGCCAAAACGTCGCCACGGCGATGATGACCGATTTCCGGCGCAAAGGCTCCAATTGCCGGCCTTTCGCCGAGACCTTCTGGCTCAAGGAGAGGCTTTTGGACCTCGCCTGTTTCCCGGACGTCATCGTCAAATGTGGGCCGCTGCCGCCTGACGCCACATCCCTCGACGATCCGGTCGTCCTTGTCGAAGTGGTTTCGAAAGGCTCGGCCCAGCGCGACCGCTGGGAGAAGTGGGCGCTGTATCAGCGGCTGCCGTCGCTGCGACATTACGTCCTTATCGAGCGCGATCAGTTGGCGGTCGACGTCTTCGACCGGGTCGAAGGCGGCTTTTTCGAGCGCCCCAGACTCGAGCGGGCAGAAGATTTGCTGCGCCTGCCGGCGATCGGCTTCGAGCTCTCGCTCGCGGAAATCTACCGCGACGTCATTTCCGCCTGA
- the ruvB gene encoding Holliday junction branch migration DNA helicase RuvB produces the protein MTTPARLVGPEQRDDDADQSLRPLSLGDFTGQEAARANLKVFIEAAKRRGDALDHVLLVGPPGLGKTTLAQIVARELGVNFRSTSGPVIAKAGDLAAQLTNLEPRDVLFIDEIHRLNPAVEEILYPAMEDFQLDLIIGEGPAARSVKIDLAKFTLVGATTRAGLLTTPLRDRFGIPVRLNFYTTEELELIVKRGARVIGVGMDDAGAREIARRSRGTPRIAGRLLRRVRDFAVVEGAATITRALADRSLTLLDVDSIGLDVMDRRYLDMVAVNFGGGPVGIETIAAALSEPRDAIEDIIEPYLLQQGFLQRTPRGRLLTPHAFRHLGLAEPPRPAGQFGLFDAEND, from the coding sequence TTGACCACCCCTGCCCGGCTCGTCGGCCCAGAGCAGCGCGACGACGACGCGGACCAGAGCCTCCGGCCGCTGTCGCTCGGCGACTTCACAGGCCAGGAGGCGGCGCGCGCCAATCTCAAGGTCTTCATCGAGGCTGCGAAGCGGCGCGGCGACGCGCTCGACCATGTGCTGCTCGTCGGGCCCCCGGGCCTCGGCAAGACGACGCTGGCGCAGATCGTCGCCCGCGAACTCGGCGTCAATTTCCGATCGACGTCCGGGCCCGTGATCGCCAAGGCTGGCGATCTCGCGGCCCAGCTCACCAATCTCGAGCCGCGCGACGTGCTCTTCATCGACGAAATCCACCGCCTCAATCCGGCTGTGGAGGAAATTCTCTATCCGGCGATGGAGGATTTCCAGCTCGACCTCATCATCGGCGAGGGGCCGGCGGCGCGCTCGGTCAAGATCGACCTCGCGAAATTCACCCTTGTCGGCGCGACGACGCGCGCGGGGCTGCTGACGACGCCGCTGCGCGACCGTTTCGGCATCCCGGTTCGGCTGAATTTCTACACGACGGAGGAGCTGGAGCTCATCGTCAAGCGCGGCGCGCGGGTCATTGGCGTCGGCATGGACGACGCGGGCGCACGGGAGATCGCGCGGCGCTCGCGCGGCACGCCCCGCATCGCCGGCCGCCTGCTGCGGCGCGTTCGCGATTTCGCCGTCGTCGAAGGCGCCGCCACGATCACGCGGGCGCTGGCCGACCGCTCGCTCACCTTGCTCGACGTCGATTCCATCGGTCTCGACGTCATGGACCGGCGCTATCTCGACATGGTGGCCGTGAACTTCGGCGGCGGCCCGGTCGGAATCGAGACCATCGCAGCGGCCCTCTCCGAGCCCCGCGACGCCATCGAGGACATTATCGAGCCTTATCTGCTCCAGCAGGGCTTCCTCCAGCGCACGCCGCGCGGGCGCCTGCTGACGCCCCACGCCTTCCGGCATCTGGGCCTTGCGGAGCCGCCGCGGCCGGCCGGACAATTCGGGCTCTTCGACGCAGAAAACGACTGA
- the ybgC gene encoding tol-pal system-associated acyl-CoA thioesterase, translating into MTSPHRLSVRVYWEDTDASGLVYHTSYVRFMERGRTELLRSLGLEQSQLLDGAAGAPIYFVVRAMELDFRKPAVLDDLLSVETKPLDLGGASLSLDQRVMRGDEPLVTAVVKVVCVENGRAKRLPAEVRAKFEALRADR; encoded by the coding sequence ATGACGTCGCCCCATCGCCTCTCCGTCCGCGTCTATTGGGAAGACACCGACGCCTCGGGGCTCGTCTATCATACCTCCTATGTTCGCTTCATGGAGCGCGGGCGCACCGAGCTTCTGCGCTCGCTTGGGCTTGAACAGAGTCAGCTCCTCGACGGCGCGGCCGGCGCCCCGATCTATTTCGTCGTGCGCGCGATGGAGCTCGATTTTCGCAAACCGGCGGTGCTGGACGATCTTCTTTCGGTCGAAACGAAACCGCTGGATCTTGGCGGCGCGTCGCTCAGCCTCGATCAGCGCGTGATGCGCGGCGACGAGCCGCTGGTGACGGCGGTCGTGAAGGTGGTCTGCGTCGAGAATGGACGCGCCAAACGCCTGCCGGCCGAGGTGCGGGCGAAATTCGAGGCGCTGCGCGCGGATCGCTGA
- a CDS encoding phosphate ABC transporter substrate-binding protein, which translates to MKRILATVLAFCAMTFPAALSFDLELSPYKPVRVLSGKLKSVGSDTLLREMELWAEGFKAIYPGVEIEIEGKGSNTAPPALLSGESQLAPMSRQMTPDEIAAFEAKRGYRPTGVLVAVDALAIYVHKDNPVHCLTLEQLDRIFAENPKSAGGKSAHVWGDLGATGPWAAKPITLFGRNTLSGTNKFFKQNVLGGGDFKEAVQQQAGSEAVVKAVAAEQGAIGYSGIGYKTDGVRAVPVAASAGKPCYDTSFESAYTRKYPLARGLYVYLLKDPKSPLDTLSGEFVKYILSRDGQTQAKKGGYYPITRNIREHELTRLGLLAFAE; encoded by the coding sequence ATGAAACGTATCCTCGCGACAGTCCTCGCCTTTTGCGCGATGACTTTTCCCGCCGCCCTGTCCTTCGATCTGGAGCTTTCTCCCTACAAGCCCGTCCGGGTTCTGTCCGGGAAGCTGAAATCCGTCGGTTCGGACACGCTTTTGCGCGAGATGGAGCTTTGGGCGGAGGGCTTCAAAGCCATTTATCCCGGCGTGGAGATCGAGATCGAAGGCAAAGGGTCCAATACGGCGCCGCCCGCTCTGCTTTCGGGCGAGTCGCAGCTCGCCCCGATGTCGCGTCAGATGACCCCGGACGAGATTGCGGCGTTCGAGGCTAAACGCGGTTATCGGCCGACGGGCGTCCTGGTCGCTGTGGACGCTTTGGCGATCTATGTCCACAAGGACAATCCCGTGCATTGCCTCACGCTGGAGCAGCTCGACCGGATTTTCGCCGAAAACCCCAAGAGCGCGGGCGGCAAGAGCGCGCATGTCTGGGGCGATCTCGGCGCGACGGGCCCGTGGGCGGCGAAACCGATCACGCTTTTCGGCCGCAACACGCTTTCCGGCACCAACAAATTTTTCAAGCAGAACGTGCTCGGCGGCGGCGATTTCAAGGAGGCGGTTCAGCAGCAGGCGGGTTCGGAAGCGGTGGTGAAGGCCGTCGCCGCGGAACAGGGCGCGATCGGCTATTCGGGCATCGGCTACAAGACCGACGGAGTCCGCGCCGTGCCTGTCGCCGCCAGTGCCGGCAAGCCGTGCTACGACACCTCATTCGAGAGCGCCTATACGCGCAAATATCCGCTCGCCCGCGGACTCTACGTCTATTTGCTCAAGGACCCCAAATCGCCGCTCGACACGCTTTCGGGCGAATTCGTGAAATATATTCTGTCCCGCGACGGTCAGACGCAGGCGAAAAAGGGCGGCTATTACCCCATCACCCGAAACATCCGCGAGCATGAATTGACGCGTCTGGGCCTGCTCGCATTCGCGGAGTAG